The Melopsittacus undulatus isolate bMelUnd1 unplaced genomic scaffold, bMelUnd1.mat.Z mat_scaffold_49_arrow_ctg1, whole genome shotgun sequence genome contains a region encoding:
- the LOC117438577 gene encoding hydrocephalus-inducing protein-like: MRAGALCLRFLVIIDMLKPENLESSSVLQGCSYMDVPSSAKKDYQLTFLSYKEGVFRAKVTFLNETTGEYLFHMVTFKVVASGPMGTVQMSTAVRQRVSSSVKVDNPLPVPVTFDINCKVPDVSVPQHFTVPAQSKADLVLEYQPLQTGESSGQLVLQSSDLGSLFYTLQLKATWSRPEKPVYFRTRLGSRQTITTKIRHFAQQKTEYLVQTDCADFQTAKSISAAPASAGGSDLSVEVTFEPCQLGEAKATLQLSSALGGQNVFRKATAFQYAVKHPGFTVRAPEVLRAKSSTTITVSFAGGPAPVTSRLVVSCPGGSWIYHLRGLPSPRK; encoded by the exons ATGAGAGCTGGTGCCCTGTGCCTGAG GTTCCTGGTGATTATTGACATGCTCAAACCAGAGAacctggaaagcagttctgtgctgcaggggtgttCCTACATGGACGTGCCAAGCTCTGCGAAGAAGGACTACCAGCTCACCTTCCTCTCCTACAAAGAAGGAGTCTTCAGGGCAAAG gTGACCTTCCTCAATGAGACAACCGGAGAGTACTTGTTCCACATGGTGACTTTCAAGGTGGTggcttcaggacccatgggcaCTGTTCAAATGAGCACCGCTGTTCGGCAGAGAGTGTCCTCCAGCGTCAAGGTGGACAACCCTCTGCCTGTCCCGGTGACGTTTGACATCAACTGCAAAGTGCCCGACGTCAGCGTTCCCCAGCACTTTACTGTCCCTGCACAGTCGAAG gcggATCTTGTCTTGGAGTATCAGCCCCTGCAGACGGGTGAGAGCAGCGGGCAGctggtgctccagagcagcgACTTGGGCTCTCTGTTTTACACgctgcagctgaaagccaccTGGAGCAGGCCAGAGAAGCCCGTGTATTTCCGCACCAGGCTGGGCTCCCGTCAGACCATCACCACCAAAATACGGCATTTTGCCCAGCAGAAGACCGAGTACCTCGTACAG ACCGACTGTGCCGACTTCCAGACGGCAAAATCCATCAGTGCGGCACCcgccagtgctgggggctcGGACCTGAGCGTGGAAGTGACCTTTGAGCCCTGCCAGCTGGGCGAAGCCAAGGCcacgctgcagctcagctctgcattggGCGGGCA gaacgTCTTCCGGAAGGCCACGGCGTTCCAATACGCAGTGAAGCACCCGGGCTTCACCGTCAGGGCCCCCGAGGTGCTGCGCGccaagagcagcaccaccatcacCGTCTCCTTCGCGGGCGGCCCGgctcctgtcaccagcaggctggtggtctcctgccctgggggctCCTGGATCTACCACCTCCGGGGCCTGCCCTCCCCCCGCAAGTGA